The Candidatus Cloacimonadaceae bacterium genome contains the following window.
ACAGGCTTTCTCCGTTCCGCCAGATCCCTCATCCAGATATCCGGTCGCGCTGCCAGAAACATCGACGGCAAGGTCATCCTCTACGCCGATGTGATCACCAGCGCGATCACAATAACCTTAAGCGAAACTAACCGGCGCCGTATCAAACAGCTTAAATATAACGAGGATAACAACATCACCCCCCAAAGCATCAGCAAGACGCTTGAACAGATCATCCAATCCACCGCCATTGCAGAAGGTTATGACCGAGATCAAAAGACCAGCAAAGATAAACCCAGCAAAGAGGATTTCCGCGAATACCTGGAAATCGACAACCGTGACAAATTGCTGGAACTGCTAAAGAAAGAAATGCTGCGTGCCGCGCAAAAACTGGATTTTGAACGTGCGGCGGAATTGCGCGACCGCATCTTGGAAATGGAGCTGGACAAACCACGTGCTGAATCAGGCGGAAATCAGGTTAGTAAAGATAGTTCTTGACAAAAAAAACGGAAAATAATATGATATTTGGAAGAGGTTTAATTTGTGAGTAAACAAAAGTATATTGTAATACAAGAGCTTGACCCTGAAAGTGTTAATGAAATCGAAGAAACCCATAAAAACAACTATCTCAGCCTGGGTTTCAAACCATATTTGATGGCGAACGGCAAGATCAAGTGGCTCACCGACTCGCTGCGCGCCAAGTATGGTGCGCGCACCAGATCGTTCTTTTCGCTGCCCCGTATCTTCAAGCATCCGACTCTGCCGCGCCGTCGTAAAAGACGCTACCGCAACCGGATGCTCAGATTTATGCTGTCTAATTTGGGCTTTTCCCTAATCCTCGCCGGCATTCTTGCCGCGGTGTGGTTTCTGCTACGTCACTGGTATTTGCTCTTTTAACCATCATGGAGAGATAAATTGAGAATATTAGCAATCAACGACGACGGCATCCAAGCGCTGGGAATCAGGACTCTGATCGATCATCTGCGCCAAGCCGGTCATGAAGTAATCATCGTGGCGCCGGATCGTGAACGCAGTGCCGCATCGCATTCGCTGACCTTGAGAAAAGACCTGCGGGTCACAAGAATTGCCGAGCTTGAGTATTCTGTGGACGGCACACCGGTAGATTGCACCGTGATCGCTTTGCAGAAACTGATCACCGGCAGAATCGATCTGGTGATATCCGGCATCAATGCCGGACAGAATATGGGCGAGGACGTTCTCTATTCCGGAACCGTCGCCGCCGCCGTCGAAGCTTCGTTCTTTGGGCACAAAGCGATCGCGATCTCGATCAATTCCTATACGGATCAAAGATTCGAAACCGCAGCCGCCTGGATGGTGAAGCTCTTGGATATGGGCATCGAGCATCTGATCAGCCCCAGGGAGATCCTCAATATCAATGTGCCAAACGTTCCTCCCGAAGCGATCCGAGGGATCAGGCTCACCCGCGTGGGACACCGCAAATACTACAATTTCATCAAGATCATGGATCAGTTTGAAGACGGTTTCTCATATCGTATTGGCGGCGACCAACCAATCTGGGATTTGCAAAAAGGAACCGATGCCGAAGCAATCAATGAAAACTATATTTCCATCACACCCTTGGGATTTGAAATGACCAGAGGCGATTCTTTCCCCCAAATCCTCGAATGGCTGGAAGAGCACAATCTGCTCCAGCTTGAGAACTAATATATGCGTTTTGAAGACCAACGCGCGCTATTGATCAATGACCTGAAAGCCCAGGGAATTAGTGACGAGAAAATCCTGCGGGCATTTAGCACCGTTGCCCGCGAGAACTATGTCCTGCCCGAATACCGTGAATACGCCTATCGCAATCAACCTTTGCCGATACTGCTATCGCAGACGATATCCCAACCCCTGATGATCGCCATTATGATGCAATATATGCAGTTGGATGCTGAAAACAGCGTGCTTGAGATCGGCACCGGCAGCGGTTATCAATCCGCGCTTTTGGCTGAAATTGTGAAAGACGTTTGCAGCATTGAACGCCTCGAAGGTCTTTCGCTGAAAGCGCAACAGACGCTACGTGAGCAAGGCTATAAAAACATCTATTTCCGCATCGGCGACGGCGCTCAGGGATGGGAGAAAGCCTATCCCCCCTACAAAGAATTTGACAAGATCATCATCAGCGCAGCTACAAACGAGATTCCGCACAAGCTTTTATCCCAGCTCAAGAAAGGTGGAATTCTCGCCGCGCCCGTCGGCGGATCAAACTATCAGGTTTTGACCATAGTTCAAAACCAGGACTCAAAGCTGGTCTATACCCAGCACGGAGCTTGCAGTTTCGTTCCGTTGATCAGCGATGGTCAATAAAGGAGATTATATGATCAAGGACTATGTCGTCTGGCTCAAACAGGTGATCAACAAACCAAGCAAATACGCTATCCTGCGCAGGTTTGTCATCTTCAAGGAACTCAGCTCATTTGAGCTGCACCTGATCGACAACTATCTACATCCACGCGAGTATAAAAAGGGAGAAATGCTCTTTGAGGAAGGTTATCCTCTGGAAGCGGTCTTTTTCATCGACAAAGGCGAAGTCCAGGTAAGCGGACCCATCAACTCGCAGGAGACTGCCGTTTTGAAGAAAAACCAGTTTATCGGCTTGATCGATATGTTCAATGAAGACACTCGCTCCAGCACAGCCAAAGCGATCACGGATGTTTCAGTGCTTGCCCTCTCCAGAACCGATCTGTGGTATCTGATCAATCACAACCGGGTTTTGGGCAACAAACTGCTGGTCGCCATTTCCAGATTTTTAAGCAAATACTTGGTGGAAATCGCTTCCGGGCAACAAAGATGAACTGGACAAAGCTAATTTTTTTCCTGTTTCTGACCGGAATCATTGTCCTCACGCTGGCATTCTATAGCTGGATCTTCAGCTACCTGCTGCTTTCGATGGTTCTGGCATATATCCTCGACCCCTTAGTAACCTGGTTTGAGATGCGGGCGATTGCGCGTTGGCTATCCGTTGTGTTGGTCTATCTGATCGTGGGGGGCTTGATTGCCTGGTTCACCGCCATGTACGTCCCTCAACTCATTGATCAGGGCAATAACTTCTTTCAGATGATTTCCAGCAGCGAACAATCCGGCGGAGAGTATTTCGTGACCCTGCCTTTCTTCCGCACCATCCATGTTTTCCTGCAAACCCTAGATGCCCGAATACCGGGGATCGCCGTCTCCGGGCAATTAATTAAGTTTCTGGACGGAATGAAGGAAAGACTCGCGCAACTGCCCATCCTGCTGATCGATAACTATCAAACGATTCTGGGCACGATATCATACCTGGCGACCATTCCCTTGATCAGTTTCTTTTTGTTGAAGGACAAAAATTCCCTGCGCAAGAGCTTTATCAAGCTTGCGCCAAACCGCTATTTCGAACTGTTTCTGATGATCCTGGCAAAAGTGGACGAAAGCGTCGGCAGATTTCTGCGAGCCATGCTCTTTGAAGTGATCGCCGTGGGCATAATGGTATCCTTGGCGCTCTCTTTTTTGGGAATCAGCAATGCTGTGTTGATCGGCATCACTGCCGGCGTGGCAAACATCATTCCCTATTTTGGTCCCCTGATCGGAGTCGCAATCGCGGTGCTCACCATCATCGTGGAAAGCGGCGATCCCATCATGATCCTCTGGGTCGTTCTGGCAATGTATGGCGTGCAAGCGTTCGACAACAACATCGTCTATCCCGTTGTGGTTGGCAAAACTATCGATATGCATCCGCTGCTGGTCTTGCTGACGGTTTTGGCAGGTGGTTGGTTCGGCGGCATCATCTGGATGTTGATATCCGTGCCGTTAGTCTATATCGTCTATAGTCTGGTCAAGGTCTTATACGTAAATTTGAAACAATTCCGGCTTATATAATAAGAGGTATAAATGAGCTTACTCGACAAATGTCATCGATTTCAGGATGCCCGCAAAGCCATGGCGCTGGGCTATTATCCTTATTTTCGTGAAATAAGTTCCGAGCAGGACACCGAAGTGATCTGCAACGGCCAAAAAATGCTGATGATGGGGTCAAACAGCTATCTGGGTCTGACCACTCATCCGCGGGTCAAGGAAGCCGCCATCAAAGCCATCGAAAAATATGGCAGCGGCTGTGCCGGATCGCGTTTCTTAAACGGCACCCTGGATATCCACATCGAGTTGGAAGCCAAGCTGGCAACGCTCTGCGGCAAAGAAGCCGCCTTGGCATATCCCACCGGCTATCAGGCAAACCTTGGCTGCATTTCCGCAATCGTGCACAAAAACGAATACATCATCACCGACAAATTTGACCACGCGTCCATCATCGATGGCTGCCAGCTTTCACAGGGAACGATGCTGCGCTACAATCACAATGACATGAAGAGCCTCGAACTCGTCCTCAAAAAGATCTACGGCAAAAACTCCCTCATCGCAGTGGACGGCGTCTTTTCCATGGAAGGGGACATCGCCAAACTGGATGAGATCAGTGCTTTGGCAAAGAAATACAAATCATCTCTGATGGTGGACGAAGCCCATTCTCTGGGTGTTTTGGGCAAAAAAGGAGCAGGAGCGGTTGAGCATTTTGGCTTGATCGACGAAACCGACTTCATCATGGGCACCTTTTCCAAATCCCTTGCTTCAGTAGGCGGATTCATCGCCGCGGAAGAGAATTTGATCCATTACCTGAAACACAAATCCCGCGCCTTGATCTTTTCCGCGTCCCTGCCTCCCGCTTCGACAGCAAGCGTCCTCGCAGCCTTAAAGATCATGGAAGAGGAACCGGAGCACATGGCAAGGCTCTGGGAAAATACCCATTACATGCTCTCCGAATTCAAAAGCATGGGATATGACACCGGCACTTCCTGCACACCGGTGATCCCGCTTCACGTGGGTAACATGATGACCGCTTTCCAGATGTGGTATCGTTTGGGAGAAGAGGGCGTCTTCATCAATCCCGTCATCCCGCCCGCCGTTCCGCCAAATTCATGTCTGATCCGCTGTTCCTTCATGGCGACGCACACCAGGGCACAGCTTGATTTTGCTCTGGATAAATTCCGCGCCATCGGCAAGGAATTGGAGCTTGTTTAGATTTTCAAACAATAAAATACAGCCCTAACTGGAGGAAACATGGCAAGCAAGAGCAGTGCTGAATTCTACGGCAGTTTCAAGGAAATGTCCCCGATACGCGCTATCGCGGAGACATTGATGAGCGACCACAAAGTTCGCCGGATCGATATTCGCGAAGCCTACGAGATGGCAAAAAAACAGCCCGGCGTCTCCATGACGGATCTTCCCGTTTATCCGGAATTTGTCAAATTGCATAATCTCCCCCCGGACGCGAAAGTCCTCTGCGATTGCCACGGAAACATCATTGGCAGAACCGCCAAAGCCCGCAGATTCTATCATCGGCTGCCCCCAAGCCAGAAAAACAAGCTGGAAGGCGATTTCCGCGAAGCCGTATGGCAAATGCAGCATTATCCCTTGATCAAGACCGAAGCCATCCTCGGAATGGACAAAGACCTGATGATCAAAGCCACTTTTATCACCACCGAATCGGACGTCGTCAACCTCTACAACTGGCTCTTGAACTTCGCTCCCTACGAACAGCTCAAAGCGCAATATGAATCCAGCCCAAAACTCCCGATCCAGGATATCATCCTCATCGGGTTCAACGAATGGACCTGCGCTGATCCTTTCTACAACAACGTCGGCGCGCCACAGCTCGCGCTCGTGGATGAAAAGCACAACGTGATCGTCAATCTCGGGATGCGCTATTTTGGCGAACGAAAAAAAGGAACTCTTACGCTGGCTTGGACTTCCGGTATCCGCATCGGGATGGCTGCCTGCCATGGCGGAATCAAGGAAATTGATTTCGGTACCTGCGACGATACGCAATATCACAAACTGGGAAAACGCTCCATCGCCTTCTACGGCTTGTCCGGAACGGGAAAATCAGCTCACACAAATTCACCTGACAACGCGGACACGCTTCCTAAGGGATTTTCCAAGGTCGTGCTGCATGACGACGCCTTCCAGATCGATCTCGAAAACAAGCTCTGCCGCGTCTGGGAACCCACGCTGTTCGACAAAACCGACAGCCGCCCCATCGACCACCCGGACTGGAAATATGCCCTCGCTCTGATGAATCACATGGTTCTCGAAATCGACGGAAAAATAATGCCGGTGGGTCTCGATGTCAGAAATTCAAACGGACGTGCCTTGCTCGACCGTGCCTTGCTGGGAAATTACGTCAACCGCTGCGCTTTCCCCAAAGCGCTGATCTGGCTGATGAAGGATTCCGTCTTGCCCCCCCTGATCAAACTCACGGACAAACATCTCGCCATCGCCATGGGCGCGGCTTTGATGACGCAGCGCAATCGTGCCGAAAACG
Protein-coding sequences here:
- a CDS encoding protein-L-isoaspartate(D-aspartate) O-methyltransferase, which gives rise to MRFEDQRALLINDLKAQGISDEKILRAFSTVARENYVLPEYREYAYRNQPLPILLSQTISQPLMIAIMMQYMQLDAENSVLEIGTGSGYQSALLAEIVKDVCSIERLEGLSLKAQQTLREQGYKNIYFRIGDGAQGWEKAYPPYKEFDKIIISAATNEIPHKLLSQLKKGGILAAPVGGSNYQVLTIVQNQDSKLVYTQHGACSFVPLISDGQ
- a CDS encoding cyclic nucleotide-binding domain-containing protein gives rise to the protein MIKDYVVWLKQVINKPSKYAILRRFVIFKELSSFELHLIDNYLHPREYKKGEMLFEEGYPLEAVFFIDKGEVQVSGPINSQETAVLKKNQFIGLIDMFNEDTRSSTAKAITDVSVLALSRTDLWYLINHNRVLGNKLLVAISRFLSKYLVEIASGQQR
- a CDS encoding pyridoxal phosphate-dependent aminotransferase family protein — translated: MSLLDKCHRFQDARKAMALGYYPYFREISSEQDTEVICNGQKMLMMGSNSYLGLTTHPRVKEAAIKAIEKYGSGCAGSRFLNGTLDIHIELEAKLATLCGKEAALAYPTGYQANLGCISAIVHKNEYIITDKFDHASIIDGCQLSQGTMLRYNHNDMKSLELVLKKIYGKNSLIAVDGVFSMEGDIAKLDEISALAKKYKSSLMVDEAHSLGVLGKKGAGAVEHFGLIDETDFIMGTFSKSLASVGGFIAAEENLIHYLKHKSRALIFSASLPPASTASVLAALKIMEEEPEHMARLWENTHYMLSEFKSMGYDTGTSCTPVIPLHVGNMMTAFQMWYRLGEEGVFINPVIPPAVPPNSCLIRCSFMATHTRAQLDFALDKFRAIGKELELV
- the surE gene encoding 5'/3'-nucleotidase SurE: MRILAINDDGIQALGIRTLIDHLRQAGHEVIIVAPDRERSAASHSLTLRKDLRVTRIAELEYSVDGTPVDCTVIALQKLITGRIDLVISGINAGQNMGEDVLYSGTVAAAVEASFFGHKAIAISINSYTDQRFETAAAWMVKLLDMGIEHLISPREILNINVPNVPPEAIRGIRLTRVGHRKYYNFIKIMDQFEDGFSYRIGGDQPIWDLQKGTDAEAINENYISITPLGFEMTRGDSFPQILEWLEEHNLLQLEN
- a CDS encoding AI-2E family transporter, which produces MNWTKLIFFLFLTGIIVLTLAFYSWIFSYLLLSMVLAYILDPLVTWFEMRAIARWLSVVLVYLIVGGLIAWFTAMYVPQLIDQGNNFFQMISSSEQSGGEYFVTLPFFRTIHVFLQTLDARIPGIAVSGQLIKFLDGMKERLAQLPILLIDNYQTILGTISYLATIPLISFFLLKDKNSLRKSFIKLAPNRYFELFLMILAKVDESVGRFLRAMLFEVIAVGIMVSLALSFLGISNAVLIGITAGVANIIPYFGPLIGVAIAVLTIIVESGDPIMILWVVLAMYGVQAFDNNIVYPVVVGKTIDMHPLLVLLTVLAGGWFGGIIWMLISVPLVYIVYSLVKVLYVNLKQFRLI
- a CDS encoding phosphoenolpyruvate carboxykinase (ATP), with translation MASKSSAEFYGSFKEMSPIRAIAETLMSDHKVRRIDIREAYEMAKKQPGVSMTDLPVYPEFVKLHNLPPDAKVLCDCHGNIIGRTAKARRFYHRLPPSQKNKLEGDFREAVWQMQHYPLIKTEAILGMDKDLMIKATFITTESDVVNLYNWLLNFAPYEQLKAQYESSPKLPIQDIILIGFNEWTCADPFYNNVGAPQLALVDEKHNVIVNLGMRYFGERKKGTLTLAWTSGIRIGMAACHGGIKEIDFGTCDDTQYHKLGKRSIAFYGLSGTGKSAHTNSPDNADTLPKGFSKVVLHDDAFQIDLENKLCRVWEPTLFDKTDSRPIDHPDWKYALALMNHMVLEIDGKIMPVGLDVRNSNGRALLDRALLGNYVNRCAFPKALIWLMKDSVLPPLIKLTDKHLAIAMGAALMTQRNRAENVTDEELNKLVFEPFANPFRVYEFYKDVEAFLYIADSGADFYCFNSPGYWKESIDVLEPIPLKTSLTLQTALLTDALEWEPWKLLPGAMLPTRESVEKVLPGYVDKYDPAKRLNMDKYLELIVDRFKQRADYLSSSDLQEKPELLQAIVAKLKLNI